The Aureispira anguillae genome contains a region encoding:
- a CDS encoding C40 family peptidase, translating into MQKTSYGQARLSIIPIRAQASHNSEMVSQLLYNETYTILEEQKEWLFIECLHDGYQGWMARNQANYISQEIFDTPFKRYNSSLIEWDAQLQQHLYMGSPFYDLAPSLAPPIERICRAAQEFVNSPYLWGGRTAAGIDCSGLMQVAFRMGNILLPRDASQQVNIGKKIEWGAHKKGDLAFFSNKNQKITHVGLILDPNTVLHASAWVRIDFLEKRGIFHKNEHTHNLTTIKRIL; encoded by the coding sequence ATGCAAAAAACAAGCTATGGACAGGCTAGACTATCGATTATCCCTATACGTGCACAAGCCAGCCACAACAGTGAAATGGTTAGTCAATTGTTGTACAATGAAACTTATACCATCTTGGAAGAGCAAAAAGAATGGCTCTTTATAGAGTGTTTGCACGATGGTTATCAAGGCTGGATGGCAAGAAATCAGGCCAATTACATTTCTCAAGAGATCTTTGATACCCCATTTAAACGTTACAATTCGTCTTTGATTGAGTGGGATGCCCAACTCCAACAACATCTCTATATGGGAAGTCCTTTTTATGATTTAGCACCATCTTTAGCCCCTCCTATCGAACGAATTTGCCGTGCAGCACAAGAATTTGTTAATAGTCCCTATTTGTGGGGTGGTCGTACTGCTGCGGGAATTGACTGTTCGGGTTTAATGCAAGTAGCGTTTAGAATGGGTAATATATTGCTTCCTCGGGATGCTTCTCAACAAGTCAACATTGGAAAAAAAATTGAGTGGGGAGCGCACAAAAAAGGAGATCTTGCTTTTTTTTCAAATAAAAATCAAAAAATTACTCATGTTGGGTTAATTTTAGACCCCAATACGGTGCTACATGCCTCTGCTTGGGTACGCATAGATTTTTTAGAAAAAAGAGGGATTTTTCACAAAAATGAGCACACACACAATTTAACTACCATAAAAAGAATATTATAA